A section of the Phaseolus vulgaris cultivar G19833 chromosome 8, P. vulgaris v2.0, whole genome shotgun sequence genome encodes:
- the LOC137823431 gene encoding uncharacterized protein, producing the protein MCHPIPLEAIHVHWKKLNFIDRGMDDKEFELSLQPELDALLQRFQELDCAGKIILKAKLHELAFPDTASKCPTPKMVRIKRAPGSKRDRSIHCDLSHREHVDAMHPTHSGTSSCPSSHQIVHESKRRRVLPMMDQFPIQIHPFIEEIIDVKADSNCGYRAVAAQLGMGEESWALVRQDLIRELQQWQDIYAKLFGSNERVAELRQSLYVDKETSIKKWMTIPDMGYVIASRYNVVLVSLSLKESMTFFPLRGRPPLSQSRHRLIAIGLVHDCHFVQVALKAESALPPTALQWSRYCSAESRSWETSYHQVLESAQAKTPVEVHIREELFIK; encoded by the exons ATGTGCCATCCTATTCCCTTGGAGGCAATTCATGTTCATTGGAAGAAGTTAAACTTTATTGATCGAGGAATGGATGACAAGGAGTTTGAGTTGTCATTGCAACCTGAGTTGGATGCTTTGCTCCAGAGATTTCAGGAACTTGATTGTGCTGGGAAAATTATTCTAAAGGCTAAATTGCATGAACTAGCATTTCCTGATACAGCTTCAAAGTGTCCAACTCCTAAAATGGTAAGAATAAAGCGTGCTCCAGGGTCAAAAAGAGATAGATCAATTCATTGTGATCTTTCACATCGGGAGCATGTTGATGCAATGCATCCTACCCATAGTGGCACTTCATCTTGCCCTTCCTCTCATCAAATAGTCCACGAGTCTAAACGAAGAAGAGTTCTGCCAATGATGGACCAATTTCCGATTCAGATCCATCCGTTTATTGAAGAAATTATCGATGTGAAAGCGGATTCAAATTGTGGTTATCGTGCTGTTGCTGCTCAACTTGGTATGGGTGAGGAATCATGGGCTTTAGTTCGTCAGGATTTGATTAGAGAGCTTCAACAGTGGCAAGATATTTACGCCAAACTCTTTGGTAGCAATGAACGAGTGGCTGAACTGAGGCAATCTTTGTATGTTGACAAGGAGACATCTATTAAAAAGTGGATGACCATACCAGATATGGGTTATGTAATTGCCTCAAGATATAACGTTGTTCTAGTCTCTTTATCCTTGAAGGAGTCCATGACATTTTTCCCTCTTAGAGGACGACCACCATTATCTCAGTCAAGGCACCGCCTTATTGCCATTGGGTTGGTGCATGATTGTCACTTTGTACAG GTTGCTTTGAAGGCTGAGTCTGCATTACCTCCCACTGCTTTGCAATGGTCGAGATACTGCAGTGCTGAATCTCGTTCTTGGGAAACTTCATAT CATCAAGTGCTCGAATCTGCACAAGCAAAAACTCCTGTAGAAGTACATATAAGGGAAGAACTTTTTATCAAGTAG